From the Apus apus isolate bApuApu2 chromosome 4, bApuApu2.pri.cur, whole genome shotgun sequence genome, one window contains:
- the ENTPD1 gene encoding ectonucleoside triphosphate diphosphohydrolase 1 isoform X1 → MDEPKVTGTKPKMSWTRKILLILGFLSALAVIALITVVVTQNKPLPKNIKYGIVLDAGSSHTNLYVYEWPAEKENNTGVVQQVEVCKVKGPGISGYSHSPEKAGPSLEQCLQQADEVIPSKQHQETPVYLGATAGMRLLSLENKTAADKVLSSVEKTLRSAPFNFQGARIISGKEEGAYGWITINYLLGNFKQSGWTKLLHSLKSVSETSGALDLGGASTQITFVPDELSSEPPENLLHFRLYGKDYLVYTHSFLCYGKDQALQQKLAEDVQTVENSSLLDPCFHQGYQRTINISDLFRNPCTAAKKKQLPFSQLYIQGEGNYQKCRGNIQKLFDKSYCPYSSCSFNGIYLPPLRGDFGAFSAFYFVMNFLNLTSEQSPIALDKVTSTIESFCARPWHEVKTAYHQIKEKYLSEYCFSGAYILSLLENGYEFTKENWQRIQFLGKIGSSDAGWTLGYMLNLTNMIPAEEPAVPPLSHSSYVGLMVLCSLVLVSVLLFAWLLFHKPKCLQKGIV, encoded by the exons TCACAGGTACCAAACCAAAGATGTCCTGGACAAGAAAGATTCTACTCATCCTGGGGTTCCTTTCTGCTTTGGCTGTAATTGCTTTAATTACTGTAGTAGTGACCCAAAACAAGCCACTTCCGAAGAATATTAAG TATGGGATTGTGCTGGATGCGGGGTCGTCCCACACCAATCTGTATGTGTACGAGTggccagcagagaaggaaaacaacacGGGGGTAGTGCAGCAGGTGGAGGTGTGTAAAGTCAAAG GCCCTGGGATCTCAGGTTACTCCCATTCCCCAGAGAAGGCAGGTCCTTCTTTGGAACAGTGCCTACAACAAGCAGACGAGGTGATTCCCTCAAAGCAGCACCAAGAGACACCCGTCTACCTCGGAGCAACTGCTGGCATGCGGCTTCTCAG CTTGGAGAATAAAACTGCAGCTGACAAAGTCTTGTCCTCAGTAGAGAAGACGCTACGCTCAGCTCCCTTCAACTTCCAGGGTGCCAGAATCATCAGTGGTAAGGAAGAAGGAGCCTATGGATGGATCACCATTAACTATCTGCTGGGCAATTTCAAGCAG tctggCTGGACAAAACTTCTACATTCCCTGAAATCCGTAAGTGAGACATCAGGAGCACTAGACCTCGGAGGAGCCTCAACACAGATTACCTTTGTACCAGATGAACTCTCTTCTGAGCCCCCAGAGAACCTGCTCCACTTCCGTCTCTATGGCAAGGATTACCTAGTGTACACACACAGCTTTCTCTGCTATGGGAAGGACCAGGCTCTGCAACAGAAACTGGCTGAGGATGTGCAG ACCGTGGAGAACAGCAGCCTCCTTGATCCATGCTTTCACCAGGGGTATCAGAGGACTATAAATATAAGTGACCTCTTCAGAAACCCTTGTACAGCAGCCAAGAAAAAGCAACTCCCTTTCAGCCAGCTGTACATACAGGGAGAGGGGAATTATCAAAAGTGCCGAGGAAACATCCAGAAACTCTTTGACAAATCCTATTGTCCTTACTCCAGTTGCTCTTTCAATGGGATATACCTACCTCCATTACGAGGGGATTTTGGG GCTTTTTCTGCCTTCTATTTTGTGATGAACTTTTTGAACCTGACCAGTGAACAAAGCCCCATTGCCCTGGATAAAGTGACTAGCACCATTGAGAGCTTCTGTGCCCGGCCATGGCATGAG GTGAAGACAGCATATCACCAAATAAAAGAGAAGTACCTGAGCGAATACTGCTTCTCTGGGGCCTACATCCTTTCTCTTCTGGAAAATGGCTATGAGTTTACTAAAGAGAACTGGCAAAGGATCCAGTTTCTTGGAAAG ATCGGCAGCAGTGATGCAGGTTGGACCCTGGGCTACATGCTGAACCTGACCAACATGATCCCTGCAGAGGAGCCCGCTGTGCCCCCCCTTTCCCACAGCAGCTATGTGGGGTTGATGGTGCTGTGCTCCCTCGTGCTCGTGTCCGTGCTCCTGTTTGCCTGGCTTCTCTTCCACAAGCCCAAGTGCCTGCAGAAGGGGATTGTTTAG
- the ENTPD1 gene encoding ectonucleoside triphosphate diphosphohydrolase 1 isoform X2: MSWTRKILLILGFLSALAVIALITVVVTQNKPLPKNIKYGIVLDAGSSHTNLYVYEWPAEKENNTGVVQQVEVCKVKGPGISGYSHSPEKAGPSLEQCLQQADEVIPSKQHQETPVYLGATAGMRLLSLENKTAADKVLSSVEKTLRSAPFNFQGARIISGKEEGAYGWITINYLLGNFKQSGWTKLLHSLKSVSETSGALDLGGASTQITFVPDELSSEPPENLLHFRLYGKDYLVYTHSFLCYGKDQALQQKLAEDVQTVENSSLLDPCFHQGYQRTINISDLFRNPCTAAKKKQLPFSQLYIQGEGNYQKCRGNIQKLFDKSYCPYSSCSFNGIYLPPLRGDFGAFSAFYFVMNFLNLTSEQSPIALDKVTSTIESFCARPWHEVKTAYHQIKEKYLSEYCFSGAYILSLLENGYEFTKENWQRIQFLGKIGSSDAGWTLGYMLNLTNMIPAEEPAVPPLSHSSYVGLMVLCSLVLVSVLLFAWLLFHKPKCLQKGIV, from the exons ATGTCCTGGACAAGAAAGATTCTACTCATCCTGGGGTTCCTTTCTGCTTTGGCTGTAATTGCTTTAATTACTGTAGTAGTGACCCAAAACAAGCCACTTCCGAAGAATATTAAG TATGGGATTGTGCTGGATGCGGGGTCGTCCCACACCAATCTGTATGTGTACGAGTggccagcagagaaggaaaacaacacGGGGGTAGTGCAGCAGGTGGAGGTGTGTAAAGTCAAAG GCCCTGGGATCTCAGGTTACTCCCATTCCCCAGAGAAGGCAGGTCCTTCTTTGGAACAGTGCCTACAACAAGCAGACGAGGTGATTCCCTCAAAGCAGCACCAAGAGACACCCGTCTACCTCGGAGCAACTGCTGGCATGCGGCTTCTCAG CTTGGAGAATAAAACTGCAGCTGACAAAGTCTTGTCCTCAGTAGAGAAGACGCTACGCTCAGCTCCCTTCAACTTCCAGGGTGCCAGAATCATCAGTGGTAAGGAAGAAGGAGCCTATGGATGGATCACCATTAACTATCTGCTGGGCAATTTCAAGCAG tctggCTGGACAAAACTTCTACATTCCCTGAAATCCGTAAGTGAGACATCAGGAGCACTAGACCTCGGAGGAGCCTCAACACAGATTACCTTTGTACCAGATGAACTCTCTTCTGAGCCCCCAGAGAACCTGCTCCACTTCCGTCTCTATGGCAAGGATTACCTAGTGTACACACACAGCTTTCTCTGCTATGGGAAGGACCAGGCTCTGCAACAGAAACTGGCTGAGGATGTGCAG ACCGTGGAGAACAGCAGCCTCCTTGATCCATGCTTTCACCAGGGGTATCAGAGGACTATAAATATAAGTGACCTCTTCAGAAACCCTTGTACAGCAGCCAAGAAAAAGCAACTCCCTTTCAGCCAGCTGTACATACAGGGAGAGGGGAATTATCAAAAGTGCCGAGGAAACATCCAGAAACTCTTTGACAAATCCTATTGTCCTTACTCCAGTTGCTCTTTCAATGGGATATACCTACCTCCATTACGAGGGGATTTTGGG GCTTTTTCTGCCTTCTATTTTGTGATGAACTTTTTGAACCTGACCAGTGAACAAAGCCCCATTGCCCTGGATAAAGTGACTAGCACCATTGAGAGCTTCTGTGCCCGGCCATGGCATGAG GTGAAGACAGCATATCACCAAATAAAAGAGAAGTACCTGAGCGAATACTGCTTCTCTGGGGCCTACATCCTTTCTCTTCTGGAAAATGGCTATGAGTTTACTAAAGAGAACTGGCAAAGGATCCAGTTTCTTGGAAAG ATCGGCAGCAGTGATGCAGGTTGGACCCTGGGCTACATGCTGAACCTGACCAACATGATCCCTGCAGAGGAGCCCGCTGTGCCCCCCCTTTCCCACAGCAGCTATGTGGGGTTGATGGTGCTGTGCTCCCTCGTGCTCGTGTCCGTGCTCCTGTTTGCCTGGCTTCTCTTCCACAAGCCCAAGTGCCTGCAGAAGGGGATTGTTTAG